A genomic window from Gossypium hirsutum isolate 1008001.06 chromosome D10, Gossypium_hirsutum_v2.1, whole genome shotgun sequence includes:
- the LOC107895739 gene encoding agamous-like MADS-box protein AGL62, with protein MEDVAMLITTEAKKARSSRGRQRIEIKKLEVESKRQVTFSKRRQGLFKKAKELSTLCGADVGVLTISKSGRVYTTDDVDIVLDRRLAESSPSHGNDSVRRQNEVVERRTNAGFGLDELIENLAVEKLVEYVAALKELREKAAFRLEELSIQDSSYLWPFVADREVNKDEFVNNFMAEVKDYN; from the coding sequence ATGGAAGACGTCGCAATGCTGATCACAACCGAGGCGAAGAAAGCGAGAAGCAGCCGAGGTCGTCAACGGATCGAAATCAAGAAACTGGAAGTGGAAAGCAAACGTCAAGTAACTTTCTCCAAACGAAGACAAGGGTTGTTCAAGAAAGCTAAAGAGCTTTCGACGTTGTGCGGGGCCGACGTTGGTGTCCTCACGATATCGAAATCCGGAAGAGTATACACCACCGATGATGTTGACATAGTCCTCGATCGACGTCTAGCTGAGTCATCACCCAGTCACGGCAATGATTCGGTGCGAAGGCAGAACGAAGTTGTGGAGCGACGTACTAATGCGGGGTTTGGGTTGGACGAGTTAATTGAGAACTTAGCGGTGGAGAAGCTGGTGGAGTATGTGGCGGCGCTTAAGGAGTTGAGAGAGAAAGCAGCTTTTAGATTGGAGGAGCTTAGCATCCAAGATTCTTCTTATTTATGGCCATTCGTTGCTGATCGAGAAGTGAATAAGGATGAATTTGTAAACAATTTCATGGCTGAAGTAAAAGATTataattag
- the LOC121222339 gene encoding uncharacterized protein: NPKGKYFTNTAKIRPNFLKTSYQFGISNTFSRSPFSTLSFCLSFSLLLSTPIVGLLDLFGFSPLLRLSTNSALPLLLGSGFCYRYVACGVWLVLGRLSLKRDLEAVLSGFLVPELLVDEIQEIAAECSDSSKLGTNLRDSSFFLNKISEHSVQKKSAPSGSKGFVAKPKTRADVSVDLMVWHCVIPDKKGTDWEGGYFPLTLNFSEEYPSKPPKCKFPNGFFHPNVYPSGIVCLSILSERRGWRPSITVKQILVGIQDLLDQPNATDAAQTEGHQLYVSGFKLRSRSRFRSHCVYRGCGHNGCYCGHCRLFVPLQDDYVRYHTT; the protein is encoded by the exons AATCCtaaaggaaaatattttacaaacaCGGCTAAAATTAGGCCCAATTTTTTGAAAACGTCTTACCAATTTGGAATCAGTAACACATTTTCCCGTTCTCCCTTCTCTACACTCTCGTTCTGTCTTTCGTTCTCCCTTCTCCTCTCTACACCGATCGTAGGGCTCCTTGATCTG TTTGGGTTCTCTCCTTTGCTCAGGCTTTCTACAAATTCCGCTCTTCCTCTCTTGCTCGGGTCGGGTTTTTGTTACCGTTATGTAGCCTGTGGTGTTTGGCTTGTCTTGGGCAGACTTTCTTTAAAAAG AGACTTGGAAGCTGTTCTTTCTGGGTTTTTGGTACCTGAATTGCTTGTGGATGAAATACAAGAAATTGCTGCAGAGTGCTCTGATTCTTCCAAACTAGGCACTAACTTGAGGGACTCAAGCTTCTTTCTCAACA AAATCAGCGAACATTCCGTCCAAAAAAAAAGTGCACCTTCAGGAAGTAAG GGTTTTGTGGCTAAACCTAAGACAAGGGCAGATGTGAGTGTTGATTTGATGGTTTGGCATTGTGTTATCCCCGACAAAAAAGGG ACAGATTGGGAAGGTGGGTACTTTCCACTGACACTCAACTTTAGTGAGGAGTACCCAAGCAAACCCCCTAAATGCAAGTTCCCAAATGGATTCTTCCACCCTAATGTTTATCCTTCTGGAATTGTGTGTTTGTCTATCCTCAGCGAGCGTCGT GGATGGAGACCCTCCATTACAGTGAAACAAATCCTAGTGGGGATTCAAGATTTGCTTGATCAACCCAATGCTACCGACGCTGCACAAACAGAGGGACATCAACTTTATGTATCG ggatttaaattgcggtcgcggtcgcgttttcggtcgcattgcgtttatcgcggttgcggacataacggatgctattgcggtcattgcag GCTTTTCGTTCCTCTGCAAGACGACTACGTGCGATACCATACGACATGA